One Etheostoma spectabile isolate EspeVRDwgs_2016 chromosome 12, UIUC_Espe_1.0, whole genome shotgun sequence genomic window carries:
- the LOC116699019 gene encoding LOW QUALITY PROTEIN: protein-cysteine N-palmitoyltransferase HHAT-like protein (The sequence of the model RefSeq protein was modified relative to this genomic sequence to represent the inferred CDS: inserted 1 base in 1 codon): protein MGIKAALPRYELYLYTAVLAGALIWAGSWIAEASSENVNRKAFKESVKPGWHYFGRKMDVADFEWMMWFSTFRNHILFALTGHVIFAKIFTLLAPKHRSLIFGVYGGLAVLITMGWTFMALVLSHCIILYSIALVKMKWLCFVAGLTTLASLKLEPYNSWQESLVTGSFDXQDILFYGGCGFSIMRCMSFALENCEKKDGNYTFSDLLRYNFYLPFFFFGPIMTFDRFHVQVNNTQLTRKEREMWNITSKALVHLGVILVVDVFFHYLYILTIPNDMKLVTKLSDWCLAGLAYSNLVYDWVKAAMMFGVINTVATLDHLDPPQPPKCITMLYVFAETHFDRGINDWLCKYVYDYIGGDHNQIFKELLATICTFAITTLWLGPCELVYIWSFFNCFGLNFELWVAKLFSLPPLSTIERVMGEAMSRRIRGLFNAANFWTIVLYNVLALNNLEFAKLVGKRLIFKGFPLSSLSVLLVTYCGVQLVKERERQQALLDDPEPVKPVDGGKEKAE, encoded by the exons ATGGGGATCAAGGCTGCCCTCCCCAGATATGAACTGTATCTCTACACTGCTGTACTTGCCGGGGCCTTGATATGGGCTGGCAGTTGGATAGCTGAAGCTTCAAGTG AGAATGTAAACAGAAAGGCCTTTAAAGAAAGTGTGAAACCAGGATGGCATTACTTTGGCAGGAAAATG GATGTTGCAGACTTCGAATGGATGATGTGGTTCTCTACATTCCGCAATCATATCCTTTTTGCTCTCACCGGTCACGTTATCTTTGCGAAAATATTCACCCTGCTCGCTCCAAAG CACAGATCCTTGATCTTTGGTGTGTACGGTGGTTTGGCAGTCCTGATCACGATGGGCTGGACCTTCATGGCTCTGGTTCTGTCTCACTGCATCATACTCTACAGCATCGCCCTGGTAAAGATGAAATGGTTGTGCTTTGTGGCCGGCCTTACCACGCTGGCCTCCCTCAAGCTGGAGCCCTATAACTCCTGGCAG GAATCCTTGGTGACTGGCTCTTTTG TGCAAGACATCCTGTTCTATGGAGGCTGCGGCTTCAGCATCATGCGCTGTATGAGCTTTGCTTTAGAGAACTGTGAGAAAAAAGATGGAAACTACACATTCTCTGACCTGCTGAGATACAACTTCTAcctccccttcttcttctttggacCTATCATGACTTTCGACAGATTTCATGTCCAG GTGAACAACACCCAGTTGACCCGTAAGGAGAGGGAGATGTGGAACATCACCTCCAAGGCTTTGGTGCATCTGGGAGTGATTCTTGTGGTGGACGTCTTCTTCCACTACCTCTACATTCTGACAATCCCCAATGACATGAAACTGGTCACCAAGCTTTCTGACTGGTGTTTGG CTGGTCTGGCTTATTCCAACCTGGTTTATGACTGGGTGAAAGCCGCCATGATGTTTGGTGTCATTAACACCGTGGCAACACTGGACCACCTTGACCCTCCTCAGCCTCCCAAGTGTATCACCATGCTCTATGTCTTCGCTGAGAC gCACTTTGACAGAGGCATCAATGACTGGCTGTGCAA GTATGTTTATGACTATATTGGCGGGGATCACAATCAAATCTTTAAGGAGCTCCTGGCAACCATCTGCACCTTTGCCATCACCACCTTGTGGCTGGGCCCATGTGAGCTGGTTTACATCTGGTCCTTTTTCAACTGCTTTGGCCTCAACTTTGAGCTGTGGGTGGCCAAGCTCTTCTCCCTTCCGCCATTGTCTACCATAGAA CGTGTGATGGGTGAAGCCATGTCACGCAGGATCCGGGGTTTGTTCAATGCTGCCAACTTCTGGACCATTGTACTCTACAACGTTCTCGCCCTGAACAATTTGGAGTTTGCCAAACTGGTGGGAAAAAGACTGATTTTCAAAG GGTTTCCTCTGTCCTCCCTCTCAGTGTTACTTGTGACCTACTGTGGCGTGCAGCTGGTGAAGGAAAGGGAGAGACAACAAGCGCTGCTGGACGATCCGGAGCCAGTGAAGCCAGTAGATGGGGGCAAAGAAAAAGCCGAATAA
- the LOC116698927 gene encoding kelch-like protein 40a — protein MAALTIDPIEQPRMYQQTLLQDGLCDLLENDKFVDCVLKIQDEKFPCHRLVLAASSPFFKAMLLSDLEESKKREIVLKDVEPGVMGMILRYLYTSDINLTEQNVQDIFIVANMYQIPSIFSVCVSYLQEKLVLGNCLAIFRLGLLLDCPRLTLIAREFICERYHVVVRDPDFLQLGPSELAIIITSDALNIEREELVFESLMDWVRHDETNRVKDLPELLHCIRFRLIPVNYFKDKVECHQYLRFNQDTKKELDLVKDAYRGCLPKPRKPSSDEAKKGEESDDEDDEEEGYLPGILNNNPRFGMFELDLILMISVTGTVAYDPVGNECFVVSQSTEIPKNHCSLVTKENQVFVVGGLLYNEEDKDEPFSSYFLQFDPVSSEWLGMPSQPNPRCLFGLAEAENSIFVVGGKELKEGEHVLDSVIIYDRQSFKWGESDPLPYEVYGHGTVSHKGLVYVIGGKSQSKKCMRRVCVYNPTKFEWKDLAPLKTARSLFGITVHKDQIFVVTGVTDEGLTSSVEVYNIATNNWSEFTEFPQERSSLNLISMGGFLYAVGGFAMMPSETSEEPVPTEMTDIWRYDESDMCWNGILREISYAEGSTILSVRLNTLRLTKL, from the exons ATGGCTGCCCTAACTATAGACCCGATTGAGCAGCCTCGGATGTACCAACAGACCCTGCTTCAGGACGGACTGTGTGACCTCTTAGAGAATGACAAGTTTGTGGACTGTGTACTCAAAATTCAGGACGAGAAGTTCCCCTGCCACCGCTTGGTTTTGGCGGCCAGCAGCCCTTTCTTCAAGGCCATGTTGCTGTCTGACCTGGAGGAAAGCAAGAAGCGTGAGATTGTCCTCAAAGATGTGGAGCCAGGTGTTATGGGGATGATCTTGCGCTACTTGTACACCTCTGACATTAATCTAACAGAACAGAACGTCCAGGATATCTTCATTGTTGCAAACATGTACCAGATCCCCTCCATcttctctgtatgtgtgtcctaCCTCCAAGAGAAGCTAGTGCTGGGAAACTGCTTGGCTATCTTCAGGCTGGGACTTCTGCTGGATTGTCCCAGGCTTACTCTGATTGCTAGAGAGTTCATCTGCGAACGCTACCACGTCGTTGTCAGGGACCCGGACTTCCTGCAGCTGGGCCCGAGTGAACTGGCCATCATCATCACCTCTGACGCCCTAAACATTGAGCGGGAGGAGCTGGTGTTTGAATCTTTGATGGACTGGGTCAGACATGACGAGACAAACCGTGTTAAGGACCTGCCAGAGCTGTTGCACTGCATCCGTTTCAGGCTCATACCTGTGAATTACTTCAAAGACAAAGTAGAGTGTCACCAGTACCTTCGGTTCAACCAGGATACAAAGAAGGAGCTGGATCTTGTCAAGGATGCTTACAGGGGGTGTCTACCAAAGCCCAGGAAGCCCAGCAGTGACGAGGCAAAGAAGGGAGAAGAAAGTGATGATGAGGACGATGAGGAGGAGGGGTACTTGCCTGGAATACTCAACAACAACCCTCGTTTTGGGATGTTTGAGCTGGACCTGATACTTATGATCAGTGTCACAGGGACTGTGGCCTATGACCCGGTAGGAAACGAATGCTTTGTGGTCTCACAGTCCACAGAAATTCCCAAGAACCACTGCAGCCTTGTGACCAAAGAGAACCAGGTGTTTGTTGTTGGAGGACTTCTCTACAATGAGGAGGACAAAGACGAACCATTCAGCTCTTACTTCCTGCAG TTTGACCCAGTAAGTTCAGAGTGGTTAGGGATGCCGTCACAGCCCAACCCTCGCTGTTTGTTTGGTCTGGCTGAAGCTGAAAACTCCATCTTTGTTGTTGGAggaaaggaactaaaggaaggCGAGCATGTCCTGGACTCAGTCATCATCTATGACAGACA GTCATTCAAATGGGGAGAGTCTGACCCTCTGCCTTATGAAGTGTATGGCCATGGAACCGTATCACACAAAGGTCTTGTCTACGTCATTGGAGGAAAGTCTCAAAGCAA GAAATGCATGAGAAGAGTTTGTGTCTACAACCCCACTAAGTTTGAGTGGAAGGACCTGGCTCCTCTGAAGACGGCCCGCTCCCTGTTTGGTATCACCGTTCACAAAGACCAGATCTTTGTAGTGACCGGGGTCACGGACGAAGGCCTCACCAGCTCTGTGGAGGTCTACAACATTGCCACCAACAA CTGGTCTGAGTTCACAGAGTTCCCTCAGGAGCGTAGCTCTCTCAATCTGATCTCGATGGGAGGTTTCCTGTACGCTGTGGGGGGCTTTGCCATGATGCCCAGTGAAACCAGCGAGGAGCCCGTCCCAACAGAGATGACTGACATCTGGAG ATATGATGAGTCAGACATGTGCTGGAATGGGATTTTGCGGGAGATCAGCTATGCAGAGGGATCCACTATTCTTTCAGTGCGTCTCAACACTCTGCGCCTCACCAAGTTATAA